CGCGGCGCAGGGTCATGACCATCCCCTGTTGATGAGCCGTTCGCTCGCCGCCGTCGATCTCAACTGGATCTCCGGCGAACCGCCGCATGCACCGTTCAAATGCACCGCCAAGACCCGCTACCGTCAGCCGGATCAGCCGTGCACCATTCTGGAAATCAAAGGAAATGGCTGCCGGGTTGAATTCGATGCCGGGCAACGCGCCGTCACCCCCGGTCAGACCGTCGTGTTTTATGACGGTCAGGTCTGCCTCGGCGGCGGCACCATTCTGTCCACCACCAACAGCCTCAAAAGCTAGCCTCATCTCCCGCAACAAATCTTCATAACTTGCCATTCGCCCTGAGGTATCGAAGGGCGAACAATCGCCGTTCGTGGTTCGATACCTCACCACGAACGGCAAGTATTTTTTGGGCATCAAAAGGGAATACACGCGCGAATTACTTGTATAATATGCGCCCCTTGAAATTAACAGGCGGGATTTTTCGGAGAACGGTTATGAGCGACAGTTTCAAGACTCGCGCCACGCTTAAAGTGGGCGGCAAGGAATACCAGTATTTCAACCTCAAGGCCCTGGAGGAAAAACTCAAGGGCAGGTTCAAGCTGGCCCGCCTGCCCTACTCCTACAAGATTCTGCTGGAGAACCTGCTGCGCCATGAGGACGGCGAGAACACGACGAAAGACGACATCGAGGCGCTGGCCACCGCGGACCTCAAGAAGCTGCCCGCCAAGGACATCAACTTCACGCCCGCGCGCGTGATCCTCCAGGACTTCACCGGCGTGCCCTGCGTGGTCGATCTCGCCGCCATGCGCGACGCCATCAAGACCCTCGGCGGCAAGGCCGCGCAGGTCAACCCGCTGTGCCCGGTGGAGCTGGTCATCGATCACTCCGTGATGGTCGATCATTACGGCTCCCGGGATGCGCTCGATCTCAACGCCAAAATAGAATTCGACCGCAACGGCGAGCGCTACGCCTTTCTGCGCTGGGGCCAGGAGGCGCTGAAAAACTTCAAGGCGGTGCCGCCGGACACCGGCATCGTGCACCAGGTCAACATCGAATTCCTCGCCCGCACCGTGTTCGAGAAGGACGGCCTGCTCTATCCCGACACCTGCTTCGGCACCGATTCGCACACCACCATGGTCAACGGCATCGGCGTGCTCGGCTGGGGCGTGGGCGGCATCGAGGCCGAGGCCGCGATGCTGGGCCAGCCCTCGTCCATGCTCATGCCGGAGGTGATCGGCGTGCGTATCACCGGTAAGCTCGCCGAAGGCGCGACCGCGACCGACCTCGTGCTCACCGCCACCGAGATGCTGCGCAAGCGCGGCGTGGTGGAAAAATTCGTCGAGTTCTTCGGCCCCGGCCTCGCCAGCCTCGCCACCGCCGATCGCACCACCGTCGCCAACATGGCGCCGGAATACGGCGCCACCTGCGGCATCTTCCCCATCGACGGGGAGACGCTCAACTACCTGCACCTCACCGGCCGCAGCGAGGATCAGGTCGCCGTCGTCAAGGCCTACGCCCAGGCGCAGGGCATGTGGTGGACGCCCGACGCGCCGGAGGCGGAATACACCGACGTGCTGCATCTCGATCTCGGCACGATCAAGCCCTCGCTCGCCGGCCCCAAACGGCCGCAGGACCGCGTGCTGCTCGAAGACGTCAAGGCCAACTTCCGCAAGGCCTTCGAGGCCGAGCAGAAGCTGCGCCCCTCCGCCGGCCCGGTGGAAGTCACCGACCGCGGCCAGGTCTTCACGCTCAAGGACGGCGCGGTCGTGATCGCGGCAATCACCTCCTGCACCAACACCTCCAATCCCTCGGTGCTGATCGGCGCCGGCCTGCTGGCGCGCAAGGCGCGCAAACTTGGCCTGACGAGCCAGCCG
This Gammaproteobacteria bacterium DNA region includes the following protein-coding sequences:
- the acnA gene encoding aconitate hydratase AcnA, giving the protein MSDSFKTRATLKVGGKEYQYFNLKALEEKLKGRFKLARLPYSYKILLENLLRHEDGENTTKDDIEALATADLKKLPAKDINFTPARVILQDFTGVPCVVDLAAMRDAIKTLGGKAAQVNPLCPVELVIDHSVMVDHYGSRDALDLNAKIEFDRNGERYAFLRWGQEALKNFKAVPPDTGIVHQVNIEFLARTVFEKDGLLYPDTCFGTDSHTTMVNGIGVLGWGVGGIEAEAAMLGQPSSMLMPEVIGVRITGKLAEGATATDLVLTATEMLRKRGVVEKFVEFFGPGLASLATADRTTVANMAPEYGATCGIFPIDGETLNYLHLTGRSEDQVAVVKAYAQAQGMWWTPDAPEAEYTDVLHLDLGTIKPSLAGPKRPQDRVLLEDVKANFRKAFEAEQKLRPSAGPVEVTDRGQVFTLKDGAVVIAAITSCTNTSNPSVLIGAGLLARKARKLGLTSQPWVKTSLAPGSKVVTEYLKKAGLLEDLEALGFNLVGYGCTTCIGNSGPLNEPIGKAIQENKLSVSAVLSGNRNFEGRVHQDVRMNYLASPPLVVAFAIAGSTDIDLTKDPIGQDQKGNDVYLEDIWPSSKEIQDAVAQAVTAGLFKSTYADVYKGDARWQSIKVGKSETYSWDAKSTYVQNPPYFAGMTRTPPGIRPIKGARALAVLGDSITTDHISPAGDIKKDSPAGKYLIDHGVEKKDFNSYGSRRGNHEVMMRGTFANTRIKNAMTPGVEGGVSKHLNGATGPVEPIYDVAMKYHKEGTPLVVLAGKEYGTGSSRDWAAKGTILLGVKAVISESFERIHRANLVGMGVLPLNFMDGQNAASLGLDGTEVFDFDGIKEGASEVTVNAKKEDGKTVSFKARVRINTPKEWEYYAHGGVLQYMLRQMAAV